A window of Elusimicrobiota bacterium contains these coding sequences:
- a CDS encoding response regulator translates to MAKTADGNDDLDVLLLSVDGRIERVGSRLAERLGYGPGELPDQPLKLILGRWCPEIPTFEALRATFESGTPRPFLNLTGAEVLLRVRVESRGSSEGVRLWAELPTPKPSAVPASPASAIVSAPETPPAPTAAPAVPRPGRSGSFADGFLENLSHDFRTPLNGLLAAAALLADSPLAPQQREWLGILRHSAQALNDTVEILLDHARWQAGDISLRDKDFWLKDLLTDLVATVKASAGEKASPLTVEAPAEAIPCRGDAERLRQVLRLLALRLLRTAPPDGRSLRVARVDRPGELALLRFDFPAPDAGAGEAPAAPPESPSPGPDKLGLALAQNLIRQMGGTLTAPPGGGAEAFRVEIPCVAPAAAPAEEAPARGVAPSKTARPPRAHFRILVAEDNPVNLKVLQLQLEKLGYRADAAADGRAAVELFKKKPYDLVLMDCQMPAMDGYLATGEIRRWEDKKRRTPVVAVTANATEEDRERCRAAGMDDYLTKPLTTEALAATLARWDVSVDPETLQGLRDLGETGFPALREDFLRQTHEQIAALRQAAVGADWKEVKSAAHKIKGTCGTFGALRLQRLSRWAEDAADRKDGAEAELLTDSMEEEWGMVAWRLGAGR, encoded by the coding sequence GTGGCGAAAACAGCGGATGGAAACGACGACCTCGACGTATTGCTTTTAAGCGTCGACGGCCGCATCGAACGCGTCGGCTCCCGTCTGGCCGAACGTTTGGGCTACGGGCCCGGTGAATTGCCGGACCAGCCGCTGAAATTAATCCTGGGTCGTTGGTGCCCGGAAATCCCGACGTTTGAGGCCCTTCGGGCCACCTTCGAGTCCGGAACGCCCCGGCCGTTCCTGAATCTGACCGGCGCCGAAGTGTTGTTGCGGGTTCGCGTGGAAAGCCGGGGGTCTTCCGAGGGCGTTCGTCTTTGGGCGGAACTCCCGACGCCCAAGCCGTCGGCCGTCCCGGCGTCCCCGGCTTCCGCGATCGTTTCCGCGCCCGAAACGCCCCCGGCGCCGACCGCCGCCCCCGCGGTTCCCCGCCCCGGCCGGAGCGGATCCTTTGCCGACGGATTTCTGGAAAATCTCAGTCACGATTTTCGAACGCCCCTCAATGGCCTATTGGCCGCGGCCGCCCTGCTCGCCGATTCCCCGCTGGCCCCCCAACAACGCGAGTGGCTCGGCATCCTTCGCCACTCCGCCCAGGCCCTCAACGACACCGTGGAGATTTTGCTGGACCACGCCCGGTGGCAGGCCGGGGACATTTCCCTGCGGGACAAGGATTTTTGGCTCAAGGACCTGTTGACGGATTTGGTCGCGACCGTGAAGGCGTCGGCGGGGGAGAAAGCCTCGCCGTTGACGGTGGAGGCGCCCGCGGAAGCGATTCCCTGCCGGGGGGACGCCGAGCGCCTCCGCCAAGTCCTGCGCCTTCTGGCGTTGCGCCTCCTCCGGACCGCCCCGCCGGACGGGCGGTCGCTTCGGGTGGCGCGCGTCGACCGGCCGGGGGAGCTCGCCCTCCTTCGATTCGATTTTCCGGCGCCGGACGCCGGCGCGGGGGAGGCTCCCGCGGCCCCGCCGGAATCCCCCTCGCCGGGACCGGACAAACTGGGCCTGGCGTTGGCCCAAAACCTGATCCGCCAGATGGGCGGCACGTTGACGGCCCCCCCCGGCGGCGGGGCGGAGGCCTTCCGAGTCGAAATCCCCTGCGTGGCGCCCGCCGCGGCGCCCGCCGAGGAAGCCCCCGCCCGGGGCGTGGCCCCGTCCAAGACGGCGCGCCCCCCGCGGGCCCACTTCCGAATCCTCGTCGCCGAGGACAACCCGGTGAATTTGAAAGTCCTTCAACTGCAACTGGAAAAACTCGGCTATCGGGCGGACGCGGCCGCCGACGGGCGGGCGGCCGTCGAGCTGTTTAAAAAGAAACCCTACGATTTGGTCTTGATGGATTGCCAGATGCCCGCGATGGACGGCTATCTGGCCACCGGCGAAATCCGGCGGTGGGAGGACAAGAAACGGCGGACGCCGGTGGTCGCCGTGACGGCGAACGCCACCGAGGAGGACCGCGAGCGGTGCCGCGCCGCGGGCATGGACGATTATTTAACCAAACCCTTGACCACCGAAGCCCTTGCCGCGACGCTGGCCCGGTGGGACGTGTCGGTGGACCCGGAAACGCTCCAGGGCCTCCGGGATCTGGGGGAGACGGGCTTTCCGGCCCTGCGGGAGGATTTCCTCCGCCAGACCCACGAGCAAATCGCCGCCCTGCGCCAGGCGGCGGTGGGCGCCGACTGGAAAGAGGTCAAGTCCGCCGCCCACAAAATCAAAGGCACCTGCGGGACCTTCGGGGCTCTGCGCCTTCAGCGTCTGAGCCGCTGGGCCGAGGACGCCGCGGACCGGAAGGACGGGGCGGAAGCTGAGTTGTTGACGGATTCGATGGAGGAGGAGTGGGGGATGGTGGCCTGGCGCCTGGGCGCGGGGCGCTGA
- a CDS encoding Hpt domain-containing protein, which translates to MTDGDAELLEAFLTESESNMGQFCRWLDRPLATEEALADVFRWMHTLAGSCGFFGFSNLRTVARAAENCLGILRDRRAVLDPALSAMLREAVDDIRASLRAIAASGTEPRAASPVRDRLDAWKRCSGAPS; encoded by the coding sequence GTGACGGACGGCGACGCGGAATTGCTGGAGGCTTTTTTGACGGAGAGCGAATCCAACATGGGCCAATTCTGCCGGTGGCTGGACCGTCCGCTCGCGACCGAGGAAGCCTTGGCGGACGTTTTTCGGTGGATGCACACCCTCGCCGGTTCCTGCGGGTTCTTCGGTTTTTCCAATTTGCGGACGGTCGCGCGGGCGGCGGAAAATTGTCTGGGGATTTTGCGGGACCGCCGGGCCGTCCTCGATCCGGCGCTTTCCGCGATGCTGCGGGAAGCGGTCGACGACATTCGAGCGTCTTTGCGCGCGATCGCCGCCTCGGGCACGGAACCCCGCGCCGCTTCCCCGGTTCGGGACCGCTTGGACGCGTGGAAACGTTGTTCGGGGGCGCCGTCGTGA
- a CDS encoding chemotaxis protein CheX, producing MGEWDAALQRVAAESLEALSGVIPAPRETAVQSAAPWEAAYRVEFEGAARGEMRLTFFGGAAAAVAEGMIGRGEGPDAADALGELSNIVCGNFLPFVYGATAEFHLTKPASAGRGEGPVGAPKAAARLPFGDGRLEVHFRERGRP from the coding sequence GTGGGTGAATGGGACGCCGCCCTCCAGCGGGTGGCGGCGGAAAGCCTGGAGGCCCTCTCGGGCGTGATACCGGCCCCCCGGGAAACGGCCGTCCAGTCTGCCGCCCCCTGGGAGGCGGCCTACCGCGTCGAATTCGAGGGCGCCGCCCGGGGAGAGATGCGCTTAACGTTTTTTGGAGGGGCGGCGGCCGCGGTCGCCGAAGGCATGATCGGTCGGGGGGAAGGCCCCGACGCGGCCGACGCCCTGGGCGAGCTCTCCAACATTGTTTGCGGGAATTTCCTTCCGTTCGTGTACGGGGCGACGGCGGAGTTCCATTTGACGAAACCGGCCTCCGCGGGGCGGGGGGAAGGTCCCGTCGGGGCTCCCAAAGCCGCGGCGCGACTGCCCTTCGGCGATGGGCGTTTGGAAGTTCACTTTCGGGAACGCGGGCGCCCCTGA
- a CDS encoding chemotaxis response regulator protein-glutamate methylesterase, protein MSRFRVVAVDDSAVLRRLLVETLESDPEVSVVVAPDGETGLSLVVSQKPDVVILDIEMPRMNGLELLKNLRRLFPRLPIVMYSHLTERGSRSTLEALCLGATDYVPKPPEGNGLDDARRHIRTVLLPRLKALHEEENRRLREAIVSRAPRPARPRGVARASPLLLAIGASTGGPNALVRLLSGLGSDFLLPAVIAQHMPPLFTALLAERLTRETPVAVREGESRAPLRPGQAWLAPGDRHLVVQRTTEGLRVDLSDAPPVNSCRPSVDVLFKSVADAAGERAIVVVLTGMGHDGLEGVRALRERGAVILVQDEPSSVVWGMPGAVAQSGLADAVLSLDALAAEVRRRAGGPA, encoded by the coding sequence GTGAGCCGTTTTCGCGTGGTGGCGGTGGACGATTCCGCGGTGTTGAGACGGCTCCTGGTGGAAACACTGGAATCCGACCCGGAGGTCTCCGTCGTTGTGGCCCCCGATGGCGAAACCGGGTTGTCGTTGGTGGTGTCGCAAAAGCCCGACGTCGTGATTTTGGACATCGAGATGCCCCGGATGAACGGGTTGGAGTTGCTGAAGAATTTGCGCCGGTTGTTCCCGCGGTTGCCCATCGTCATGTATTCCCATTTGACGGAACGGGGCAGCCGATCGACCCTGGAGGCGTTGTGCTTGGGGGCCACGGACTACGTGCCGAAACCGCCGGAAGGAAACGGCCTGGACGACGCCCGGCGGCATATTCGGACGGTGTTGTTGCCACGGCTCAAGGCGCTGCACGAGGAGGAAAATCGGCGTTTGAGGGAGGCCATCGTTTCCCGCGCGCCCCGACCGGCGCGGCCCCGGGGCGTGGCACGGGCCTCTCCGCTGCTCCTGGCGATCGGCGCTTCCACGGGAGGCCCCAACGCGTTGGTGCGGTTGCTGTCGGGCCTCGGATCCGATTTCTTGCTTCCCGCGGTGATCGCCCAGCACATGCCGCCCCTGTTCACCGCGCTGTTGGCGGAACGGTTGACCCGGGAAACCCCGGTGGCGGTTCGGGAAGGCGAGTCGCGCGCGCCCCTCCGCCCGGGGCAGGCCTGGCTGGCGCCCGGCGACCGGCATTTGGTGGTTCAAAGAACGACGGAAGGGTTGCGGGTGGACCTGTCGGACGCCCCCCCGGTGAATTCCTGCCGACCCTCGGTGGATGTGTTGTTCAAGTCCGTGGCCGACGCCGCGGGGGAGCGCGCCATTGTCGTCGTGCTGACGGGCATGGGGCACGACGGGCTGGAAGGGGTGCGGGCCCTGCGCGAGCGCGGGGCGGTGATTTTGGTTCAAGACGAGCCCTCGTCGGTGGTGTGGGGCATGCCCGGCGCGGTGGCCCAATCGGGATTGGCGGACGCCGTGCTTTCCTTGGACGCTTTGGCGGCGGAAGTTCGGCGCCGGGCGGGGGGGCCGGCGTGA
- a CDS encoding response regulator → MRALVVDDETDVRKLIGLMLTRLGHQVREVDNGEKALELLRGDPPPDVVLLDWSMPGMDGLSILKAIRTEDALSTLRVMMVTGMNNMDDVSAALDAGADEYLMKPISARTLKEKLAILGL, encoded by the coding sequence GTGCGAGCTTTGGTGGTGGACGACGAAACGGACGTGCGGAAACTGATCGGATTGATGTTGACCCGACTGGGTCACCAGGTGCGGGAAGTGGACAACGGCGAGAAGGCGCTGGAGTTGCTGCGCGGCGATCCTCCGCCGGACGTGGTTCTGCTGGACTGGAGCATGCCGGGCATGGACGGATTGAGCATCCTCAAAGCCATTCGAACGGAGGACGCTCTGTCCACCCTGCGGGTCATGATGGTGACGGGGATGAACAACATGGACGACGTGTCGGCGGCCTTGGACGCGGGGGCGGACGAGTATTTGATGAAGCCGATCTCCGCGCGGACGCTCAAAGAAAAACTGGCGATTCTCGGCCTTTAA
- a CDS encoding response regulator translates to MRALVIDDSRAVRTILKRMLTELGFETREAENGKNALEALGGGYRPDVALVDWNMPEMDGVSFIKAVRSEPAYGGVRLVVITTEMEVGRVAEALDAGAQEYVLKPLTKETLRDKLAALGL, encoded by the coding sequence GTGAGAGCGCTCGTCATCGACGATTCCCGGGCGGTGCGGACCATTTTGAAGCGAATGTTGACCGAACTGGGTTTCGAGACGCGGGAAGCGGAGAACGGCAAGAACGCCCTGGAGGCCCTTGGCGGGGGCTATCGTCCCGACGTCGCCCTGGTGGATTGGAACATGCCGGAAATGGACGGGGTGTCGTTCATCAAAGCCGTCCGGTCGGAGCCGGCGTACGGCGGCGTCCGTCTGGTGGTCATCACCACCGAAATGGAAGTGGGGCGGGTGGCGGAGGCGTTGGACGCGGGGGCTCAGGAGTATGTCTTAAAGCCCCTAACGAAAGAAACGTTGCGGGACAAATTGGCGGCCCTGGGGCTCTGA
- a CDS encoding prepilin-type N-terminal cleavage/methylation domain-containing protein gives MKKSPRSSFVGFTLIELMLVVAIIGLLAAIAIPKFADLVTKSKEASMRGKLNSLRSALSIYYCDMEGVHGGQYIWYLTIGGKYLDEIPIGSIPTVPSHPPTRASQIPLNADWVLGNTWAWSFSSGHVTVNCTHTDTRGSVWSLY, from the coding sequence ATGAAAAAATCCCCGCGATCATCCTTCGTGGGATTCACGCTCATTGAGTTGATGCTGGTCGTGGCCATCATCGGTTTGCTGGCCGCCATTGCCATTCCCAAATTTGCCGATTTGGTCACCAAATCCAAGGAAGCCTCCATGCGCGGGAAATTGAATTCGCTCCGGAGCGCTCTGTCGATTTATTATTGCGACATGGAGGGAGTTCATGGGGGCCAATACATCTGGTATTTGACGATCGGGGGCAAATACCTTGACGAAATCCCCATCGGTTCCATTCCGACCGTCCCCTCCCACCCGCCCACGCGAGCGAGCCAAATTCCGTTGAATGCCGATTGGGTATTGGGAAACACGTGGGCCTGGAGTTTTTCATCCGGGCATGTGACCGTCAACTGCACCCACACCGACACGCGCGGTTCGGTGTGGAGCTTGTATTAA
- a CDS encoding protein-glutamate O-methyltransferase CheR yields MTPEEFQWVQRIAKEEAGLVLDAGRAYLAEIRLTDLARREGPTTVADLIGRARRESDGVLRRRVVESLLVHETRFFRDEASFELFRDWVLPELLKRPAQPSVAVWSAGCSSGQEPYTLAMILGESLPAGTKKRVLATDLSEAALGRARAGVYHELEIHRGLTPERRRRYFSPVGQGDWRINDSMREAVEFRPLNLVKDWPAVMPMDVVFLRNVMIYFDQETKKALLARVRRVLRPGGFLFLGGTETALLTDPHYRLIEKNKSWCYQTPGPTSEPGGMG; encoded by the coding sequence GTGACGCCGGAGGAATTTCAATGGGTTCAGCGGATCGCGAAGGAGGAGGCCGGGCTGGTTCTCGACGCCGGGCGGGCCTACCTCGCGGAAATCCGCTTGACCGATTTGGCCCGCCGCGAAGGCCCGACGACGGTGGCCGATTTGATCGGCCGGGCCCGTCGGGAGAGCGACGGGGTTCTTCGACGCCGGGTGGTGGAATCGTTGTTGGTGCACGAAACGCGGTTTTTCCGGGACGAGGCGTCTTTCGAACTTTTCCGGGATTGGGTCCTGCCCGAATTGTTGAAGCGGCCGGCCCAGCCGTCGGTGGCGGTGTGGTCGGCCGGGTGTTCCAGCGGGCAGGAACCCTACACCTTGGCGATGATTTTGGGCGAAAGCCTCCCCGCCGGAACCAAAAAGCGGGTGCTGGCCACGGATTTGTCCGAAGCGGCCCTGGGCCGGGCCCGGGCCGGGGTGTATCACGAATTGGAAATCCACCGGGGGCTCACGCCGGAGCGCCGTCGCCGGTATTTCTCCCCGGTGGGCCAAGGGGATTGGCGGATCAACGATTCCATGCGGGAGGCGGTGGAGTTTCGCCCCCTAAACCTCGTCAAGGATTGGCCCGCCGTGATGCCCATGGACGTCGTGTTTTTGCGCAACGTCATGATTTACTTCGATCAGGAAACCAAGAAGGCCTTGCTGGCGCGGGTGCGACGGGTGTTGCGTCCCGGCGGGTTTTTGTTTTTGGGGGGGACGGAAACGGCGCTTCTGACCGATCCCCACTATCGCCTCATTGAAAAAAATAAGTCCTGGTGTTACCAAACGCCGGGACCCACGTCCGAACCCGGAGGAATGGGATGA
- a CDS encoding response regulator gives MSLNVLIVDDSGVMRKMIRQALDRSGLAVAGIHEAANGWEALELLERERVDVALLDLHMPVMSGEEFYDAVRSSARHADLPVVFVSSESSAGRIAHLMEKGAGFVHKPWSAEDLRAQIESVTEPRRG, from the coding sequence ATGAGTCTCAACGTGTTGATTGTCGACGACAGCGGGGTCATGCGGAAAATGATTCGCCAGGCCTTGGACCGTTCCGGTTTGGCCGTGGCGGGCATTCACGAAGCGGCCAACGGGTGGGAGGCGTTGGAGCTCTTGGAGCGGGAACGGGTGGACGTCGCGTTGCTGGACCTCCACATGCCGGTCATGAGCGGAGAGGAATTCTACGATGCCGTTCGTTCGTCGGCCCGTCACGCGGATCTTCCGGTCGTGTTCGTTTCCAGCGAGTCGAGCGCCGGGCGCATCGCGCACTTGATGGAAAAAGGCGCGGGGTTCGTTCACAAGCCCTGGTCGGCGGAAGACCTTCGGGCGCAAATTGAATCCGTCACCGAGCCCCGCCGTGGGTGA
- a CDS encoding chemotaxis protein CheW, whose protein sequence is MKRLCTFFISSTRYALPVESVQEILRAPVITAVPLAPRFVKGIFNLRGHILTSVDLARVVGAAPGAGDSSGPHVVIRHGTETVGLAVEKVGDVEAVDESRAEPPPANLASAARAVVREAHALPDALLLVLDIDKVLDLA, encoded by the coding sequence GTGAAACGCCTGTGCACCTTTTTCATTTCTTCGACGCGCTACGCCCTGCCCGTCGAATCGGTGCAGGAAATCCTGCGGGCGCCGGTGATCACGGCGGTGCCCCTGGCCCCGCGTTTTGTGAAAGGGATCTTTAATCTGCGGGGGCACATCCTGACCTCCGTGGATTTGGCACGGGTGGTGGGCGCGGCGCCGGGCGCCGGCGATTCCAGCGGGCCCCACGTGGTGATCCGCCACGGCACCGAGACGGTCGGTTTGGCCGTCGAGAAGGTGGGGGACGTTGAAGCGGTGGACGAAAGCCGGGCGGAACCCCCGCCGGCCAATTTAGCGTCCGCGGCGCGGGCCGTGGTTCGGGAAGCCCACGCCCTGCCGGACGCGTTGTTGCTCGTTCTCGACATCGACAAAGTCTTGGACCTGGCCTGA
- a CDS encoding chemotaxis protein CheA, with translation MSETTDNNAEFIKEFLLESHENLDKIVDQLLTLEKNPAAPAPLADIFRAFHTIKGTGRFFNLAKIETLTHFGEDLLSRLRDGRLAFHRGCAEALLSLSDGVRTVLKSLEETGKEGVLDVEPLLKTLRERAEFAGAGAPLKEETPVDAVPALADTTLRVEVHVLDRLMGQIGELVLARNHLLQRAAFSRDPAVAPAVQRLNFITADLQNQLMKMRLQPISGLWGKLPRLVRDLASALGKEAHLFLEGGETELDKSVLESIKDPLTHLVRNAVDHGLEKPEGRRAAGKPAAGEIRLRAFHEGGVVHMEISDDGAGLSTDAIRRKALEKNLISPAAAERLSDAEVARLVFLPGLSTAPAVTNLSGRGVGLDVVKTNVERIGGSVEVRSTPGRGCSFHLKIPLTLAILPALVVASRGHRYAVPQSGLLELVRLRPGVSGDDVEWVQGAAVFRRRGRLLPVVFLNKVLHGPENADPALALLVLQIGPRRFGLAVEQIVDTEEIVVKPLGRHLKSLNLFEGATVLGDGAVVLILDIPGLADHGGVAASEVDAPAFGDTAPAPKPAGEPHLLLAGPDDGRLALPLSRVIRLEEVSLDALERVGVQEILPYRNGPLRVVRLAQLLPERRKAARRSPPGSAHRTHVVVCEWGGQPVGVAVHRILDIVDEIPADTRPGGRPGVRSTAIVRGRVTELLDLDALLANPPGEPS, from the coding sequence GTGAGCGAAACGACGGACAACAACGCGGAATTCATCAAGGAATTCCTCCTCGAAAGCCATGAAAACCTCGACAAGATCGTCGATCAACTTCTGACCCTCGAGAAAAATCCCGCGGCCCCGGCCCCCCTGGCCGACATTTTCCGGGCCTTCCACACCATCAAAGGCACCGGCCGCTTTTTCAACCTCGCCAAAATAGAAACCCTGACTCACTTCGGCGAGGACCTTCTCAGCCGTCTGCGGGACGGTCGTCTGGCCTTCCATCGGGGATGCGCCGAAGCGTTGTTGTCCCTCTCCGACGGCGTTCGAACCGTTTTGAAAAGCTTGGAAGAAACCGGGAAAGAGGGTGTCCTGGACGTGGAACCCCTCTTGAAAACCCTGAGAGAGCGGGCCGAATTTGCGGGGGCCGGGGCTCCGTTGAAAGAGGAAACCCCGGTCGACGCCGTGCCCGCTCTCGCGGACACCACCTTGCGGGTGGAAGTGCATGTTTTGGACCGGCTCATGGGACAGATCGGGGAATTGGTGCTCGCCCGGAACCATCTTCTTCAACGGGCCGCCTTTTCCCGGGACCCCGCCGTGGCCCCCGCCGTCCAGCGCCTCAATTTCATCACGGCCGATCTGCAAAACCAGCTTATGAAAATGCGGCTTCAGCCCATCAGCGGCCTGTGGGGGAAACTGCCGCGCCTGGTGCGGGATTTGGCTTCCGCCCTGGGAAAAGAGGCCCATTTGTTTTTGGAGGGGGGCGAGACGGAACTGGACAAATCCGTGTTGGAATCGATCAAGGACCCTCTGACGCACCTGGTGCGCAACGCCGTTGACCACGGTTTGGAAAAACCCGAGGGTCGCCGCGCCGCGGGAAAACCCGCGGCGGGGGAAATCCGCCTGCGGGCCTTTCACGAGGGCGGGGTGGTCCACATGGAAATATCCGACGACGGCGCCGGACTCTCAACGGACGCCATTCGACGCAAGGCGCTGGAGAAAAACCTGATTTCCCCGGCCGCGGCGGAGCGCCTTTCGGACGCGGAAGTCGCCCGGCTGGTCTTTCTTCCGGGATTGTCCACGGCCCCGGCGGTGACCAATTTGTCCGGGCGGGGCGTCGGTTTGGACGTGGTGAAAACCAACGTGGAGAGGATCGGCGGCAGCGTCGAAGTGCGGTCCACCCCGGGCCGCGGGTGCTCCTTCCACTTAAAGATTCCGTTGACCCTGGCCATTTTGCCGGCGCTCGTGGTGGCGTCCCGGGGGCATCGATACGCGGTGCCCCAGTCGGGGCTTTTGGAGTTGGTCCGCCTTCGGCCGGGCGTTTCGGGGGACGACGTCGAATGGGTGCAGGGCGCGGCGGTTTTCCGTCGACGGGGACGCTTGTTGCCCGTGGTGTTCTTAAACAAGGTGCTGCACGGTCCCGAAAACGCCGACCCGGCGCTGGCCCTCCTGGTGCTCCAAATCGGTCCCCGGCGCTTCGGGCTTGCGGTGGAGCAAATCGTCGATACCGAAGAGATCGTGGTGAAACCCCTGGGACGCCATTTAAAGTCGCTCAATTTGTTTGAAGGCGCCACGGTCCTGGGCGACGGCGCGGTGGTGTTGATCCTCGACATCCCCGGTTTGGCCGATCACGGCGGGGTGGCCGCCAGCGAAGTCGACGCGCCGGCCTTCGGCGACACGGCCCCCGCGCCGAAACCCGCCGGCGAACCGCATCTCTTGTTGGCGGGCCCGGACGACGGCCGGTTGGCTCTTCCCCTGTCCCGGGTGATCCGCCTTGAAGAGGTTTCGCTGGACGCTTTGGAGCGGGTGGGGGTCCAGGAAATCCTTCCCTACCGGAACGGCCCCCTCCGGGTGGTCCGCTTGGCGCAACTGTTGCCGGAACGCCGAAAGGCGGCGCGACGGTCCCCGCCGGGGTCGGCCCATCGGACCCACGTGGTGGTCTGCGAGTGGGGGGGACAACCGGTAGGCGTGGCGGTCCACCGTATTTTGGACATCGTCGATGAGATCCCGGCCGACACGCGACCCGGGGGGCGCCCCGGCGTCCGGTCCACCGCGATCGTCCGGGGGCGCGTGACCGAGCTTCTCGATTTGGACGCCCTGTTGGCGAACCCGCCGGGAGAACCGTCGTGA